The nucleotide sequence GCCTCCAGGACATCCCGGCCGAGCTGTACGAGGCGGCGAAGGTCGACGGCGCGAGCGCCTGGGACCGGTTCCGCCACGTGACCCTGCCCGGGCTGCGCCCGGTGCTGCTCTTCGTGCTCACCACGACGATCCTCGCCTCGGCGAACGTCTTCGGGCAGTCCTTCCTCATCACGCAGGGCGCGCCGGGCGAGCAGACCCGGACCGTGGTCTGGCGGATCGTCGACGAGGGTCTGCGCAACTACGACGTCGGTCAGGCGTCCGCGATGAGCGTGCTCTTCGCGCTGCTGCTGGCGGTCGTCAGCATCGTCAACTTCCGGCTGTTCCGGTACCGGGAAGACTGAGGGGGCGACCATGACGAACGTGCGTCGGGTGGCGCGCTACACCGCGCTGGTCCTGATCACCGCGGTCTTCGTGACCCCGCTGGTCTGGATGGCCCTGACCTCGCTGAAGACGTACGACGACGCGCAGCAGGACCCGCCGAGCTGGCTGCCGAGCCCGTTCTCCACCTACGGCTACGACCAGATCCTCGGCAACACCGCGAACCCGGTGCTGCGCTGGTTCCTCAACAGCATGCTGGCCGCCAGCCTGCACACGCTGCTGGTGCTGGTGACCGCGTCGATGGCCGCGTACGCACTGGCCCGGCTGCGGTTCCAGGGCCGGAAGGTGAGCTTCGCGCTGATCGTGGGGACGCTGTTCCTGCCGCCCACCTCGCTGATCATCCCGAACTTCGTGATCGCCGATCAGCTGGGCTGGATCGACACCCTGACGGTGATCGTCGTGCCGGGCGCGGCGAGCGCGTTCGGGGTCTTCTTCCTGCGCCAGTTCTTCCTCTCCATCCCGGCCGAGCTGGAGGAGGCGGCGGTGCTGGACGGGGCGAACCACTGGCAGGTCTTCTTCCAGGTGCTGCTGCCGCTGTCGAAGCCGGCGCTGGCCACCCTGGCGGTGCTGTCGTTCCTCACCAACTGGAACGACTTCCTGTGGCCGGTCTACGTGCTGTTCAGCCCGGAGCGGCTGACCCTGCCGGCCGGCCTGGGCCTGCTCCAGGGCGCCTACGTGACCGACTACCCGGTGATCATGGCGGGTGCGGTGCTGGCCAGCGTGCCGGTGCTGATTCTCTTCGTGCTCGCCCAGCGGCACATCATCCAGGGCGTGTCGCGCAGCGGCCTGAAGGGATGACCGACCGGCGGATGTGGCGACGCGGCGCGGCGGCCCTGGCCGCCGCGCTGCTCGTCGGCGGTTGCGGCAGTGGAGAAACCCCGTCGAGTACGCCGGAGGGCGCACCCGTGTACACCAACCCGGTCATCCGGACCGACGCACCCGACCCGCAGGCGATCCGGGTCGGCGACACCTGGTACCTGTTCCACACCAACTCCGGCGGCCGGAACGTCCCGGTGCTCACCTCGCCCGACCTGGTCGGATGGACCGAGGCCGGTGACGCCCTGCCGGAGCTGCCGGCGTGGGCCGACGCCGGGAAGACCTGGGCGCCGGAGGTCATCCAGCTCGCCCCGGACCGGTTCGCGCTCTACTACACCGTGGCCGACCGTGACTCCGGCCGGCAGTGCCTCGGCCGGGCGGTGGCGAGCACCCCGCTCGGGCCGTACCGGGACGACGCGGAGGGGCCGCTGGTCTGCCAGGCGGAGCTGGGCGGCTCGATCGACGCCAGCCCGTACCGGGACACCGACGGGAGCCTCTGGCTGCTCTGGAAGAACGACGGCAACGCCATCGGGGTGGACACCTGGCTCTGGTCGCAGCGCCTCTCGCCCGACGGGCTCCGGCTGGTCGGCACGCCGACGAAGCTGCTCAAGCAGACCGAGCCGTGGGAGGGGACGCTGATCGAGGGGCCGTTCTTCCACCGGCACGACGGGAAGCTGCTGCTCTTCTTCGCCGCCAACGCCTACGACCGCGACACCTACGCCGAGGGCTACGCGGTCTGCGAGAGCCCCACCGGGCCGTGCGTGAAGGCCGCGGAGAACCCGCTCCTGAAGTCGAACGCGGTCGCCTCCGGCCCGGGCCACGCGTCGATGGTGGAGAAGGACGGCCGCACCTGGCTGCTGTACCACGCCTGGCGGCCCGGCCAGGAGGGCAGCACCGACCCGGGCCGCCAGGTCTGGCTCGACGAGGTGGTCTGGACCGACGGCCGGCCGGTGGTGAAGGGCCCGACGGCGGAGCCCCAGCCGCGCCCCTGATCAGCGCAGGGCGGGCGAGGGCTCGGCCGCCGCCTCGCGGCGCGCCAGGCGGTTCTTCCGGTAGCCGTAGCCGAAGTAGATGAGCGCGCCGAGCAGCATCCAGGCGAGGAACCGGATCCAGGTCTCCACCGACAGGTTCAGCATCAGGTAGAGGCAGGCCAGCGCGGACACGATCGGCAGCACCGGCGAGAACGGCACCTTGAACGGGCGCTCCAGTTCCGGGCGCCGCCGACGCAGGATCGGCACCGCGATCGAGACCAGCACGAACGCGCAGAGCGCGCCGATGCTGACCAGGTCGGCCAGCGCGGAGAGCGGCAGGAATCCGGCCAGCAGCGCGACGCCGATCGTCATGATCGCCGAGATCCGGTACGGGGTGCCCCAGCGCGGGTGGACCTTGGCGATCGAGGGCGGGATGAGCCCGTCCCGGCCGATGGCGAAGCCGATCCGGCCCATGGCCACCAGGTCGACCAGGATCACGCTGGTGAGGCCGGCGATGGCGGCGATGGAGACCAGGACGGCGGCCCAGTTGGCGCCGACCGCCTCGAAGGCGGACGCGATCGGGGCACCCTCGTCGATGTCGGTGTAGCGCACCATGCCGACCAGGACCAGCGAGACGCCGATGTACAGCACCGTGGAGATGCCCAGCGTGCCGAGCAGGCCCAGCGGCAGGTCGCGGCGGGGCTTGCGGGTCTCCTCGCCGAGGTTCGCCACGGCCTCGAAGCCGGTGTACGCGAAGAACACCACGGCGGCGGCGGTCAGCACCCCGGCGAAGCCGAAGACGGACGGCTCCAGCCCGAAGAGGGCCTGGGTGACCGGCTGCCGGATGCCGTCCTCGCCGCCCCCGGCCGGCTCGGTGGCCGGGATGAACGGGCTCAGGTTGGCCGCCTTCACGAAGAACAGCCCGGCCACCACGATGAAGACGCAGATGGCGACCTTCACGAGGACCAGCAGGTTGGTCACCCGGGCGGACTCGCGGATGCCGACGATGCCGATGACGCCGAGGATCAGCACGATGGCGATCGCGCCGAGGTTGACCACGCTGCCCTCCTCGGCGAACCAGGCGCTGGGCAGGTCGAAGAGTTCGGCGAGGTAACCGGACCAGCCGCGGGCCACCACGGCCGAGCCGAGCGCGAACTCCAGCAGCAGGTCCCAGCCGATGATCCAGGCGACGATCTCGCCCATGGTCGCGTACGCGTAGGTGTAGGCGCTGCCCGCGGTCGGCACGCTGGACGCGAGTTCCGCGTAGCAGAGCGCGGCGAGCAGCGCGACCGCGCCGGCGATCGCGAACGAGATCACCACGCCCGGGCCGGCGTGGTTCTTCGCCTCGATACCGGTCAGCGTGAAGATGCCGGTGCCGATCACGATGCCGATGCCGAAGCCCATGAGGTCGATCGCGCCGAGGCGGCGACGCAGCCCGGGCCGTCCGTCCTCGCCGTCGGCCTCACCCTGGGCGAGCACGTCCCGGATCGGTTTCGTCCGCAGGACGGACATGACCACCTCCCACCGTGCGACCACCACGGTGGCGGTCCGTGACCGGGCAAGCTACCCAGGCCTTCTCGCCACTAATCCGGTACGGGACGTGTCGGACAGGTCACGGATCGGACTATGACCCGGCTCACCCTCGGACGTTCGGCCCCACCTGCGCATCGATCCGTCCGCAGGTCTTGCGCCCTGTCCGGATTGATGAAAGTTTTCTACCGGGGACAGTTACTGTGCGGCGAATCTTGCCGGATGCGCCGCCCGTCCGCCGCCACCCGACACGCACCCGTGAGCCCCAACGAAGGGACCGCACCGCATGAAGGCAACTCGGCTCGGAGCCGCCGGGCTGGCCGTGGCGCTGCTCGGCGCGCTCGTCGCCGGCACCCCCGCGAGCGCCGCGGAGAGCAACACGGCGACCGACTCCACCGCGACCACCTGCGTCACCGACCCGGCCGTCCCGAAGCGGCAGTTCCGGGCCATGTGGATCGCCTCGGTGACGAACATCGACTGGCCCAGCAAGGGGTCCTGGACCGCCCCGGATCAGGTCGCCAAGCAGAAGGCCGAATACCTGGCCTGGCTCGACCTGGCCCAGAAGCTCAACCACAACGCCGTCGTGGTCCAGGTCCGCCCGACCGCCGACGCGTTCTGGCCCTCGGAGGTCGAACCCTGGTCGGAGTACCTGACCGGGGTGCGCGGCCAGAACCCGGGCTGGGACCCGCTGGCCTTCCTCGTCGAGGAGTCGCACAAGCGCAACCTGGAGTTCCACGCCTGGATGAACCCGTACCGGGTCTCCATGCCGGCCCCCGGCGGCGCAGGCGCCGACATCTCGAAGCTCGCCCCGAACCACCCGGTGCGCCAGCACCCGGACTGGGTGTTCGCCTACCCGCCGGCCGGTGTCGCCGGCAGCCGGCTCTACTACAACCCCGGCATCCCCGAGGTCCGCGAGTTCGTGCAGACCGCGATGATGGACGCGGTCAAGAAGTACGACATCGACGGCGTGCACTTCGACGACTACTTCTACCCGTACCCGAGCGGCACCTACCAGTACCCGGACGACGCCACGTTCGCCCAGTACAACCGGGGGTTCACGGACAAGGCCGACTGGCGGCGGGACAACATCAACCTGCTGATCCAGGAGATGAACGCCAAGATCAAGGCGGAGAAGCCGTGGGTGAAGTTCGGGGTCAGCCCGTTCGGCATCTGGCGCAACAAGTCGGCCGACCCGAACGGCTCGGACACCACCGGCTCGCAGTCGTACGACATCATCTCCGCCGACACCCGCAAGTGGGTCAAGGAGGAGTGGATCGACTACATCGTGCCGCAGCTCTACTGGTACATCGGCCAGTACCCGGCCGCCGACTACGCCCGGCTCGTGCCGTGGTGGGCGGAGACCGTGCGGGGCACCAACGTCCAGCTCTACATCGGGCAGGCCGACTACAAGAGCGGTGACCCGGTGTACGGCTCGTTCTGGATGAACCCGCAGGAGCTGTCGAACCACCTGACGCTCAACCGGTCGTACCCGGAGGTGCTCGGCAACGTGCACTTCTCCGCGGTGCAGGTGCGGGCGAACCGGCTCGGCGCCACCGACATCTACGCCGCCGAGCACTACTCCCGGCCGGCGCTGGTGCCGACCATGTCGCAGCTGCCGTCCAAGCCGCTGCTCATGCCGGTCATCACCCGCGCCGAGCGGCAGGACGACGGGGTTCGGCTGAGCTGGCGGCAGCCGGCCGACGGAAAGGGTCCGTTCGGCGAGGCCACCTCGTACGCGATCTACCGGTTCGACGGGGCCGGCCTGGCCGGCCGCTGCGACTTCGCCGACGCGTCCCACCTGGTCGCCACCGTCCGCGGCACGGACGGCGACGTGCAGTCCTGGGTGGACACCACCGCGACGGCCGGCGCGCACACCTACTACGTGACCGCGCTGGACCGGCTCTGGAACGAGGGCCCGGTGAGCCCGCCGCGCTTCGTGCACTGACCCGCACGACAAGGGACGCCCGGGGCCTCGCGCCCCGGGCGTCCCGCCGTGTTCAGGCGGCCTTGTGCAACCGCACCTCCAGCCCGATCAGCCCGTCCCGGTCCACCTCGGCGCCACCGAAGGCGCTCTGCGCGGCGAGCCGGGCGAAGGCGTCGCCGGTGATCGCCCGCCGCCGCAGCATCCGCAGCGCCGAGCGGGTCCAGAAGGCGTCGAGCCCGCCCAGCCCCATCCGGGCCACCTCCCGCTCGATGTCCGCCGGCGCGATGTCGGCGCGCAGGTCGTGGATCACCGCCCGGCCGCCCGGCCGCAGCACCCGGTGCAGCTCGTCCAGCGCCCGGACCGGGCGGACGAAGTTCTTGAACGCCGCCTGGCAGACGACCAGGTCGAACGAGTCCGCCGGGAACGGCAACTCGTGCACGTCGCCCTGGCGGAAGGTCGCCTCGACCCCGGCCCGCCGGGCCGCCTCCCCCGCCAGCTCGACGAACGTCCGGCTGACGTCCAGCCCGGTGATCCGGTACGCCCCCAGCCGGGCCAGCTCGATCGCCAGGTAGCCCGGGCCGGGCGCCACCTCCAGCACGGCCGCCCCGGCCGGCAGCCCCTCGGCCAGCCGGGCGGCCTGCCGCCGGTACTCGGCCAGTTGCGGCGCGGAGCCGCGGTTCCGGGCGTACCAGCGGGCGGTCCGCCCCTCCATCTCGGGCAGCAGCTTGCGCTTCGGCGCGTGCAGGTCCTTCGTGCTCATCTCTTCCTCCGGTCTCGGGTCGTGCGGGCACGAACCGACCCCGGGGACGGGAGCCCGGTTATCGTTGCGGTTGCCACCTTGCGGCCGGGTTGCCGTTCCCGCGGTATCGGTTCGCAGGTCAGGGCCCCGGCGGTGGTGTTCCCGCACCCCGCCGGGGTCCGCTCTCAGTGCGGCTCGGTCCCCCTCTCCGCCAGGTCCGCCCACTCCGGCGGCACCGCGCCGGTCTCGTGCCAGGCCCGCCACTCGGCCAGGCCCGGCAGCGCCCCGGTGGTCAGCTCGTCGAGCAGGCCGCGCACCCAGGTCGCCTCGGCCTCCCGGACAGCCAGGTCGTATTCGGCTTCGATGAGGAAGATCCGGGGCACCTCGCGGGCGTGCCCGGCCAGCGCCGCCCGCTGCGCGGCGAGCTGGTCCTCCAGCCGGTCGAGGCGCTGCCGCAGCAGGTCGAGCGCCTCGTCGGGCGCGAGGACGCCGAGCACCGAGAGGCCCGCCTCGAACCGGGGTTGCTCCCGCTCCGGGACAGCGACCAGCTCGCGCGTCCAGTCGACCAGCTCCGCGCGCCCGGCCTCGGTGATCCGGTAGACGGTGCGCTCCGGGCGCCGCCCCTGCCGGCCACTCTCCACCGTCGCGACGAGGCCGTGCCGCTCCAGGTTCGCCACCACCGTGTAGAGCGAGCCCCACTTGATCGGCATGTCCTGGTCCTTGCCGCGGGCGCGCAGCACGGCAGCGATCTCGTAGGGGTGGCGGGGCCGCTCGACCAGGGCCGAGAGCACGGCGAGGGCCATGAGGTTCCCGACCCGGCGTCGCTTCGCCACCGCCGCCTCCTCGCCTCCGATTACTCGTAGACGAGTATACGGCCGCCGGCCGCCCTGGCAAGGCATTCGTCTGTTTCGACGCCTGTCATCAACACGTCGCCCGGCGCATCGCCTCCGGCTCCCCCGTCGATCGAAAATCGTCGACATATGGCCCCACACTCCCGGGGAGGTAACCGTGTCCCGACGTCTCACCACCCTGCTCGCCGCCGGCACGATCGCCCTGCTCACCGCCGTCGGCGTGGCCACCCCCGCCGCCGCCGCGGTGAGCACCGAACAGAAGCTCGCCGTGCTCTCCAGCTGGACCCAGACCAGTGCCAGCAGCTACAGCGCCTGGAACTCCGCCCGCGTGAACCGGGCACCCTG is from Micromonospora terminaliae and encodes:
- a CDS encoding glycoside hydrolase family 43 protein — protein: MTDRRMWRRGAAALAAALLVGGCGSGETPSSTPEGAPVYTNPVIRTDAPDPQAIRVGDTWYLFHTNSGGRNVPVLTSPDLVGWTEAGDALPELPAWADAGKTWAPEVIQLAPDRFALYYTVADRDSGRQCLGRAVASTPLGPYRDDAEGPLVCQAELGGSIDASPYRDTDGSLWLLWKNDGNAIGVDTWLWSQRLSPDGLRLVGTPTKLLKQTEPWEGTLIEGPFFHRHDGKLLLFFAANAYDRDTYAEGYAVCESPTGPCVKAAENPLLKSNAVASGPGHASMVEKDGRTWLLYHAWRPGQEGSTDPGRQVWLDEVVWTDGRPVVKGPTAEPQPRP
- a CDS encoding carbohydrate ABC transporter permease; protein product: MTNVRRVARYTALVLITAVFVTPLVWMALTSLKTYDDAQQDPPSWLPSPFSTYGYDQILGNTANPVLRWFLNSMLAASLHTLLVLVTASMAAYALARLRFQGRKVSFALIVGTLFLPPTSLIIPNFVIADQLGWIDTLTVIVVPGAASAFGVFFLRQFFLSIPAELEEAAVLDGANHWQVFFQVLLPLSKPALATLAVLSFLTNWNDFLWPVYVLFSPERLTLPAGLGLLQGAYVTDYPVIMAGAVLASVPVLILFVLAQRHIIQGVSRSGLKG
- a CDS encoding amino acid permease; this translates as MSVLRTKPIRDVLAQGEADGEDGRPGLRRRLGAIDLMGFGIGIVIGTGIFTLTGIEAKNHAGPGVVISFAIAGAVALLAALCYAELASSVPTAGSAYTYAYATMGEIVAWIIGWDLLLEFALGSAVVARGWSGYLAELFDLPSAWFAEEGSVVNLGAIAIVLILGVIGIVGIRESARVTNLLVLVKVAICVFIVVAGLFFVKAANLSPFIPATEPAGGGEDGIRQPVTQALFGLEPSVFGFAGVLTAAAVVFFAYTGFEAVANLGEETRKPRRDLPLGLLGTLGISTVLYIGVSLVLVGMVRYTDIDEGAPIASAFEAVGANWAAVLVSIAAIAGLTSVILVDLVAMGRIGFAIGRDGLIPPSIAKVHPRWGTPYRISAIMTIGVALLAGFLPLSALADLVSIGALCAFVLVSIAVPILRRRRPELERPFKVPFSPVLPIVSALACLYLMLNLSVETWIRFLAWMLLGALIYFGYGYRKNRLARREAAAEPSPALR
- a CDS encoding class I SAM-dependent methyltransferase, with amino-acid sequence MSTKDLHAPKRKLLPEMEGRTARWYARNRGSAPQLAEYRRQAARLAEGLPAGAAVLEVAPGPGYLAIELARLGAYRITGLDVSRTFVELAGEAARRAGVEATFRQGDVHELPFPADSFDLVVCQAAFKNFVRPVRALDELHRVLRPGGRAVIHDLRADIAPADIEREVARMGLGGLDAFWTRSALRMLRRRAITGDAFARLAAQSAFGGAEVDRDGLIGLEVRLHKAA
- a CDS encoding PadR family transcriptional regulator, giving the protein MAKRRRVGNLMALAVLSALVERPRHPYEIAAVLRARGKDQDMPIKWGSLYTVVANLERHGLVATVESGRQGRRPERTVYRITEAGRAELVDWTRELVAVPEREQPRFEAGLSVLGVLAPDEALDLLRQRLDRLEDQLAAQRAALAGHAREVPRIFLIEAEYDLAVREAEATWVRGLLDELTTGALPGLAEWRAWHETGAVPPEWADLAERGTEPH
- a CDS encoding glycoside hydrolase family 10 protein, whose protein sequence is MKATRLGAAGLAVALLGALVAGTPASAAESNTATDSTATTCVTDPAVPKRQFRAMWIASVTNIDWPSKGSWTAPDQVAKQKAEYLAWLDLAQKLNHNAVVVQVRPTADAFWPSEVEPWSEYLTGVRGQNPGWDPLAFLVEESHKRNLEFHAWMNPYRVSMPAPGGAGADISKLAPNHPVRQHPDWVFAYPPAGVAGSRLYYNPGIPEVREFVQTAMMDAVKKYDIDGVHFDDYFYPYPSGTYQYPDDATFAQYNRGFTDKADWRRDNINLLIQEMNAKIKAEKPWVKFGVSPFGIWRNKSADPNGSDTTGSQSYDIISADTRKWVKEEWIDYIVPQLYWYIGQYPAADYARLVPWWAETVRGTNVQLYIGQADYKSGDPVYGSFWMNPQELSNHLTLNRSYPEVLGNVHFSAVQVRANRLGATDIYAAEHYSRPALVPTMSQLPSKPLLMPVITRAERQDDGVRLSWRQPADGKGPFGEATSYAIYRFDGAGLAGRCDFADASHLVATVRGTDGDVQSWVDTTATAGAHTYYVTALDRLWNEGPVSPPRFVH